The window tttatactgtataatctgcagattctgacagaaatctgcaactatcctttgaagcaccgctcctctctaaaacagcattaaggataattattaggccatttgtaaataacaaaataactttataacttaaagcaaaattgggaaacgtaaagtccgaaacaagtctttatattaacggccatcagtcaaacaatgctgtttgctctgggtctaaacagagcgcgttgtgtgtgacgtcttcttttgcacatgcgggccgctttgagagTTCACACTAGAgtgcgtttgctgtcacattttatttgtagtgtgaacaagcagacaaaaaaatcggatttgatcaaaaaatcggaattgagcattaagacctgcagtgtgaaccgTGAGCCGTTTTGTTcacgaccgacacatcactagtgaAGAGgcctctccatttacatgaacaaattggagccTATTAGACAGATATGATTttaaccactgcagtgcagtaccctTAATACCTATGGCATGTTCTCATCTCTTTAGTAAAATATTGTGGTCAACGGTATTGAATGCTGTACTCAGGACAAGCACCTAGATGCATCCACTGTCAGAGttcataagaagatcatttgtaaccttcactaaaacTGTTTCTGTACAGTGATGAGCTCTAAAACCTGACTGCAATTTTTCAAATGAACCTTTCCTCTGTAGatgatcagttagctgtttTACAACTTTTATCAAAAAATTGTTTCAAGATTTTTTAGATAAAAGGATGGGCTGAAATTGGCCTATAATTACCTCAGACAGCTGTGTCAAGTGATGGGTTTTTTAAGGGTTTAACTATTGCCAGCTTAAAGGCCTGTGctacatagctgattattagagataggttgatcatatttaagttTGAAACATTAATTAATGGAAGGACTCCCTTGATGAGTCTTGTAGGAATGGAGTCTAAAAGACACATTGATGGTTTGAAGAAAGTGATTACTGaaattaactcagaaagatcaattggagaaaaacagTCTAAataaattagagatggaccgatccgatattacgtatcggtatggGTGGAATACTGatctaaattactggatcggatatcggagagaaataaaaactgtaatccgatccattaaatatcacgaaagctcctcacaaaacttgcgacacgccgtaactcgcctcataacgttagcacgttggagcagtatgcgtcacgtgatagagcggctgtggcgtgcGAGAACTGTCTGCGGTCTGGTTGAGTATTTGGAGCCTCGCTaacaacccggcatttcatctctgacaaagttatcccagagaagtaaagcaagtgtgtaagctcatctctgaatgtttgtaaagcattccagctttaagcttaacaaccgatatattgagcgactgcctctctctctccctctctctctcctgttgctacttcaatcgtgaaactgatcaatgatcagctgatcggcttttctcccttgtttgtttttggcccacttcgcaccagaaagaggaaaccagcggctgaacaacagcagcacgtttaactttgataatctgttgttagaatttatttaatattactttctacaccaggatccttttctacgcagctgatggctggtaactgtgcaggggcggctctagcaaagtttagccagggggcacaaagacgtacttttctttcttattctcatttaaaatgtctagcttttaataaataattatccgaatcttacacccaaagttttaatctgatgtaaaatgtatagaagtccattactgtatatagtaactattaagtctaatatatataccctagtaagctatagtactttttcctttgggaaggtacgatctgtgcagtctgcaattctgttgaagaaagatgttgaatctatttaattattcttgaaaaataatttatttctgtgcattttttttccacactgcatcaaattaagatTGATtatgtcgattaagcatcatgaggtggagcgtgaggaatggttccctattttttatttttttttatttttgttgctgggagttggaaccctattagttaggttgcttactctttaaaataccagaatagggaggatggtgtaggtttaagtttattagattgatcagtattgcgaAACTgaacaattttttttgcatacaggtataacagaatagctttattgttgatgttgttttttaaacttgagtatgaacttatacaaaatgcagcaagatataaaaaaaactgttttattgattaaaaacactatcggattcatatcggtatcagcagatatccaaatttatgatatcggtatcggacataaaaaagtggtatcgtgccatctctaaaaTAAATATCAATGGTACTGAAATTACCATTGTACTGCCATATTTTAAGTCTACTCCCTTATCGCCCGGCCAAGATCGCCATTACATGGCTCCCACGCACTGGCAAACGAAAGCAAGGCCGACCAAAGATCACATGGCGTCGATCATTTATGGATGATCTGAGAACCGTCGACATTGCCTGGGACGAAGCGTAAGCCGCTCGTTAGCTGCCTGAATGGCGTAGGAGGACCTAAGTGCTAAATGCTAAAGGTTCTGAAAGTAGCAGTACATAATGTTATTGTCATGGTACTGGATCTTTGAGGTagtgtttcattgttttctatGTTTCCAGAGTGTTTATTGGAATATTCAATAAAGGTTAAAACCTAAGTATTAATCAGTATTAGTGTGAATAACTCTTACAGGTTACTCTAGCCCTTTAAAACTAACAGACCCCTGGGGCCTACTGTTCAGGCCACTAAACTGTATGCAATTATATTCCAGAGATGGAGGATACCCTTGCCTTAAGCACCCAGTGGCAATAATGACCCCATATCGCCAGCCTGTGTCAAGTAAGAAAATAATTCCCCTTTTCTTTACACCTACAAACACGTGTAGTGCTACATCTGTTACTGTGAAGCATGCAGAgctttaagaaaagaaatgcaaTATTATAATTCTACCTATTACACTAATTGAAAGTTTACTAAGCACTGAATAATAGTGTGTACTGTCTTTCTTTTAAAGCTCAAGTTGAAGAAAGGTTCAATCGGCACCACACCAAGGCCAGAAACATCATAGAGCGTACCTTTGGCATCCTCAAAACACGCTGGCGCTCCATTTTCTTGCGAGCCCTTGAGATCCGGCCTCTGTTTGCTCCCAAAGTTGCGGGAGCTTGCTGCATCCTCCACAACATCTGTGTGGCAACAGATGACGTCTGCCAAGAAGAaggagatgaggaggaggcGGCACAAGCAGGACCAGAAGCCGAAACAGATTGCACGGGCGTGGACAGGGAGTTTTCTGGAGCTTGTATCCGAGCCAGGCTTGCTGCACGACTGTTTGCTCCTGAACAGCTGCCTGCATGTCTGTTTGAACATGACTACATCTAGGTAAAGGTTTCATTTGTAAGATGTAGTCATGCTCACACAAGATATGTAGGCAGCTAAGGCCAAAAGAAAAAGCCTGTTTTAAActgttggttaaaaaaaaaagtaaattcaaatcattttttttccaaattagTGTTAGTTAGTTAAGTTAATTAGTTAAAATACATCTTTATTTGTTCAGCTTGTAAATAGTGTACATTAGTGTTCGTTTTTGTATATTTGCTTGTGCGCTCACGGTTGTATAGGTTGAATTCAATGTTAAAGGTTATTGTAACTGTTACACTTGTTGAAATGATGTTTTACTTTGACTAAAGAAATTCTCTGTTGCACATGCAGCAGAAACCTCACTTCATTATTGAGAtttaaattgcttttttttttttttttttttttttttaaatgacatcagaaacagcagtatgcgacattacgtgatggcagagcttcagttcatcctttgtcattttttttttttttttttttttaataaataggacagggggaatgaatgagagaaagagggggagagaaagaaagaaaaccaaaggggagaagagacggtgagaaggggggggaagagagagaaaaaaaaaaaaaagaactcctgggtcacctgtatggagaaaaaaaaaaaaacaaacaaaaaaaacaaacagaggagacagcaaacaacaaagagcaacataataatagagaaaacaaagcaccatcacaataaactagctagtcatagatatcaatatttactaaataataaacgatattgtgcagcacgcaagatagacagcgcacagtgtgctttgagcgCATGCATGTCTTaaagccaagaaagctttagtccgcgtctgtgaatacccatgtgtgcatacctgtgtggatcagcatgcttgcattccaaattgctttatttaaaatttttcgACAAGTTTTTCAAACAGTGATAGATATCGGTCTGCCCTTTCAGTAGCtgccctctccctctcttcctccctaGTCAGcgcctgtctctctctctcttcctctctttccACCTGGTCTTTTAGAAACTGAAGTACAGCCTGGCTGTCCCTGGGCCTCTTCCTCTGGCTCTTCCTCGACACTTCGGTAGAAGGGGACGAGGCTGGAGTGTGTACAGCAGGtttgggcaattccaggcctcaaAGGCCGGTGTCCTgaaggttttagatatcaccctgggtcaacaaacctgaatcaaatgattagttcattaccaggcctctggagaacgaAGCATAGCCTAGAACAGGGGCACTAGTCAACTTTTCCTTAAGTAATTCAAAAGCTTGTAAGCACTGTGACATCCAGGCTGAAGCAAAAAGCTGTTTAGCCCTGCCATGACTGGTCTTCTTAACGCAGACATTCACTACATCATGGAGTGGCCCTGCAGTTTGGAAAAAGCCCTCAATAAATCTCTTATACTAACTGCAAAATTCCAAAAAACTTAGCTCTATCACAGTACTGCGGTTGGGCCATTTTGCCACAGCGCTTATCTTGTCAGGATACGTGCTTATCCCCTGAGCCAACACTTCATGACCGAGAAACTTGAACTTGAGCCGGAGGAAATGGCATTTTTCAACCTTTACCTTGAGAAGAGACTCTCACAAGGTGATCCTGGAATATTGTTGAAAACACGAATAGATCATCCAAGTAGATCAACACAATCTGAAAGACCAAATCACTCATTGTGGCCTGCCTCAGACATTGAAACATCATGGGGTCATTACATGACCTTGACTttgaggtcaaggtcactgagattcaaacttATCTGAGAttttagtagatgcacctatggtACGAATTATTGCATTTACAAACTTGAGTGTCCCCATCAgccttccacacacaaacaaagagcATTAAAAGCTCTTAGTGGCTTCAATTcaaattttgcttgtttaaaaaaactcaGACACAATTTAGtttaaccttcctgccttcttgggacctttttgtgccactgctatgtgttaaatggctcccatttccactgtgttcagtggaatataaccaaacttgccacaggatagtttttacctgtcaatgttaatattccagtgtgaattccttaaatcagcctaaaatggctgagcagcagaaatccccacacccatcaccctggggaccattttctgcccattgacttccattataaacgctatttttcaaccccaaattatcatcatatgattttattttttcttcttttcttggatgtcaatgaagactcagggccttgaagttttaatttttaaattgcaaaaaaaatgcaaaaaaaataatggcaggtcaaaatgtatgttggtgccaatctttggtccatctaaaggcctacttataatgacaatcacatattacttcaactggttttttgtggaaatatttagtttcgttttttggtttttggggcttataacacagggcgctcatgtaataacactgggatttgaagggttaaaacaacgaaaatataattaaaactttacatgaatatttcagggagaagtagttttacaaggttggctaatttaaagtggaataaaatatggatatatggtctttttatggcgtggctgagaatggtccctagggtgatgggtgtgagttttttaaaggatggcaggagggttaagaCACTTAAAACTTTTTACTTCTTCCAGTGCTGTTTTaagcatttttaattaatgattcagTGCTCTTAAACAGTTACGCCATCATATTGATGATATAAACTCTGATAGAAAGAGGCACACCTACCTGAATTTCCAACTGTCACACAGTGATAGAGGTAATATATAAGCGGCACATCTTTCACAGTATAACCCACTTGTGCAATGCTCTGTCTTCGCGGGTGAATTTAGTTTTTTTACACAGCAACAATGAAGTAACTCATTATGCTTTATTCTATTCTACTGTTATTATGTTTAGGGAAACAAATATTTGCAATGGGAACAGAAGATAAAACCACTACCATGTTTAATAACACATTTGTTCGCCCTGCAAAATTTTATCTCAGTGGGTTTTCCAACATCCCTCATATTAGGTATTTCTATGCCTTCCTGTGTTTTGTCTACATCATGACTGTTTTGGGTAATGGTTTTCTTCTCTCACTTATTTCACTGGTGAAGACTCTTCATACTCCTAAATACATGATTGTGTTCAACATGGCCTTGACAGATTTGTGTGGGAGCACAGCTCTCATCCCAAAAGTCTTAGATACGTTTCTGTTTGACAGGAGATACATCCTCTATGACGCCTGTTTAAGTTATATGttctttgttattttctttgcaAGTGTGCAGTCATGGACACTTGTCACTATGGCATATGACAGACTTATAGCCATTTGTTTCCCTTTAAGGTATCATAGTATTGTGACTGAACAATCAATTACTGCAATTCTGCTGTTTGTATGGATTTTTTTAGTGAGTGTAATAGCAACCATGGTTGGGCTTGTTAATCGTCTCTCATTCTGTAGATCTTTGGTGGTTAACAGCTTTTTCTGTGATCACGGACCAGTTTATCGTCTGGCTTGTAATGATACATCTTTAAATTACAACATGGCATCTGCACTTGTTGCTATACTTATCATCATTCCTCTTATATTCATAATAGCCACATATGTCTGTATTTTCATAGCATTGAGCAGGACTACGTCAAGAGAGGAGCGACTCAGAGCATTAAAAACTTGTACTTCTCACCTGATCCTTGTGGTCATTTTCTTCTTGCCAATTGGAATCACTAACATAGCTGCAATGACCTCCTACATTGATCCTAATGCCAGAATGATAAATTCCACATTGACACACACAATACCAGCTTTGCTCGATCCGATTGTATATGCTTTGAAGACAGAAGAAGTGATGAATGCAGTTAAGAAGCTTTGCAAAAGAACTTATCTCAATCGCatgaaagcaaaaacaagacCTTGTAATCACTGCTGTATTAAATCGTAGAGGAGTGTTATAGAATAACATATTGAAATTAGCTTACTCATTTGTAATACAGTGCAATAGCCATAAATTATACCAGTAAAGCCAAGTGTTTCATAATATGTTGTGGACTGTTGTTAAGAGTGTTGAGAAGTAGaatttaaatatgaaattaTGCATGACACAAATTGCAGTTCTGACTGAACTGTCTTTTGGTTTGAGAAAAAGCAtcaaatttttctttttctcaaaaATTTCTGATGGGGAAATTTTCTCTGAATTTCTCCATCAGATTATCtgcttatgtttttattattattgtaaattgaaatgcaaagcaaatgaaagaaaaaaatattttctatatTTACTTTAAGTGAAGTATTGATTCCAGtgtctgtaaaataaaaatgttaagtAAGTTTACAaccataattataataattaaattgaaaatgttttcatctaaataaaaatgtttggaacAATTGCTCTATCGGCAAAGGTGCAACAGTTTTTAATCATGATTATGTGAGGGGGCACTTATATTGCATCACTGTATTAATTTACCTTTTAAAGGGCTGAGTCAAGGGATAGAGATGAAAGATTTTTATGTAGTGGAAAGAAGATACAAGTCAACCATCTCAACACTGAAAGGAAGTAATAAGTGTATAATCAGAGGTGGGTCGAGTATCCAAAAttgtactcaagtaagagtagcattactttaaaatattattactcaagtaaaGGTGAAAAGTAGTCGTCAAAAAAgttactcaagtaagagtaaaaaagtacttggcgaaaagactactcaagtagcgagtaactgtttgaaaagtctgatttattttttaaataaatgttatcagacaaacaaaaataaataaatatacaaattttaccattttcaaaaggaatatatgtaaaaacatcaacaaaataaGGCACAACAATTCTAACTTccagatttcagtttttcacaacataaagcttttttcaccaatacctatagtaaataatataaatatataaacaatacaatacaactttatttgtatagcacatttaaaagaccagtggtacaccaaagtgctttacaataaaaacaggaaaattaagacaataaataaaagacTATTAACAAAGTACCACATGTCATCAGGTTAAGGGTACTAATTATACAACAATAAAAGGGAATATAAGAACAAAGTTACTAAGAACAGATATAGCTAAAAGATAAAGTACATaaataagaaattgaaccaAGTATAAAACAGGGACGCTAACTAGATGAAAAGCTATGTTGAATAAATGAGTTTTTAAACGGGATTTAAAAGATAAAACGGAGTCTGACGCACGGATAGCGATAGGAAGGTTGTTCCACAGATTCGGTGCAACCAGGGCAAAAGCACGGTCACCCCTCGATTTAAGTCTAGATCTAGGCTGAGCCAGGAGTAATTGGGCTGAAGACCTGAGGGCTCGCCCCGGGACATATAAACTAAGAAGATCGACAAGATAACGAGGGGCTAAATTATTTATAATTCTAAAAGTGAGCaacaatattttaaattcaatgcGATATTTTATGGGTAGCCAATGCAACTCAATAAGAACTGGGGTGATAGAGGCATGCTTTCTAGTGCCAGTCAGAAGGCGAGCCGCAGCATTCTGGACAAGCTGAAGTCTGTGAAGGAGAGCGGAGTGAAAACCAAAGTAGAGGTAATTACAGTAATCCAATCTAGAAGTCACAAAAGCATGAATGAGCTTTTCAAGATCTTCATGAGGGACATAGTGCTTAGCCTTAGCAATAAGGCGCAGTTGGTAGAAGCTAGATTTGATTACTGAAGACACTTGTTTGTTAAATTTGAaagagctgtccagcagaaCCCCTAGGTCACTAACTGAGTCAGAGAAAGAAGTGGCAAAGGAACCAAAGGTATCAGCTGATAGGCCCCTAGGGATATGGTTGCCAAACACCACAATCTCCGTTTTCTTTTCGTTCAGGATAAGGGAATTGTCTGAAAGCCATTCTCTGACTTCTCTCATGCACTCGAGGAAGCAGTGCAACGAAGAAGCAATGTCGTCATCATCTAATTGAAAATAAATCTGTATATCATCGGCATAGAGGTGATaagaaatgttatatttttcaaAGATTAAGCCTAGGGGGAGCATATATAATGAGAATAACATAGGGCCAAGCACAGAGCCTTggggcacaccacagcataAGGATGCAGTTGAGGAAGAATAAGTACCCAAGGTAACGGAGAAAGACCTGTTCAAAAGGTATGATTTGAACCAATTAAGGGCTTCGCCCCGAATGCCCACAGTGCATTCTAACcttgttaataaaataatatggtCAACCATGTCAAAGGCTGAGGACAAATCCAATAAGACTAATACAGCAGAATGCCCTGAATCAGTAATTAAGAGAAGATCATTAAGGACTCTCAGCAAAGCTGTTTCAGTGCTGCGGCGTGgtttaaaaccagattgaaatttATCACAGATGTCATGTGCATCCAGGTAAGCCTGGAGTTGTGAGAGAACTATCTTCTCTAGGATTTTAGAGAGGAACGGAAGTTTGGATATCGGCCTATAATTAACGAAATCACAATGATCAAGACAtctttttttaagaacaggttGCACTATAGCATGTTCAAAAACAGAGGGAACATAGCCAGAAGACAATGATGAGTTCATTAAAAATAGAATACTGGGCCCAATTACATCAAAGCCGTCCTTCACAATGCGAGACGGAAGAGGTTCATATGCAGAACTAGTAATTTTCAGTTGCTTGACAATTTGCTTAAGTGTACAGAGTGACACTGGCTCAAACTGATGAAAAGTTGAAGTACATTCTCCAGTGAGAGCAGGGCTCACCACTAGGGGGAGTGAGGATTTGAGAGATAGGATTTTATCAGTAAAGTAAAATGTATGTATCAGTGCAAACAATTTCCAGTGACAAGATATGCTGTAAACTTtatattcatctttgctccaaatggcacagcagcctcagagaaaACGTTAGAACGAGGCATCTTCAACATATCTTCATACAAGGCAGCTCAGTTTACCATAAATTATATGGGTGTGCATTCTGCATATTTAGCAAAAATGTGCCATTTCTTCACTCAGTGAGGTGATGGTtaagcttcagcagcagtttgctctCAAGGTTCTTTCTGTGAAGCTCTAACTGTTTAGCAGTGAACAGGCGTCCTGCATGACTAAGAAGTCCTTCACAAGCTCCAGATGCAGGAAGAGCAGTATTGACTTTGATCGACAGCTTCTTGATGTCAGGAAAGCCATGCAATAGATCCATACCTCCAGTGAATGGACATGAAAGGTACCTCTCCAGCTCCCCTGCTTCTGGCTTTCCCGACCCCATGGATGCATCATCTTCGTCGAATAGGCCGCTGTTTGTGCTGGCCTTATCCAGCTCTGAGTCTAGGTGATGTCTGATGAAGTTGAGACCTGTGGAAAGATGTATGGTTTTCAAAAGAATTAGGTCTGGTCATTATAGTGCTGTATACACTGCCAAGCTGTGGATGTTTGTTTGGAGCTAGCCTCCAAAAGCTGGccatacactgtgcgatttttggcccattttgagccgatttttcagtCGCGCAACCGTTTTGGGGATCGGCCCGAGTTTTACCTTAATCGTGTGTGCACCGTGTACATGGGATAACGAAAAGCagttaacacctcacgaccagctcccaatCATCAATCGTATGGTCGCATGAtaatcaaacctgtttgaaatcctgtcgCCCCTCAACGCAGCCTCTCAAACtgcgcacgcacaaacacagaaatgaaagtgaaaaggtggagcagcacggcagcgcagcgtgtgatctggacacaagagaggcacaacttgtaggaTGAGGCTAGCTCATCCGAGTACgtaagcgtagagctgccacccaggcaaaagaaaaatagagctatatcacgttataacattaaaagtttattgttctaacaatatacttttcatgttCGTGCAA of the Maylandia zebra isolate NMK-2024a linkage group LG10, Mzebra_GT3a, whole genome shotgun sequence genome contains:
- the LOC112435444 gene encoding olfactory receptor 8G17-like, whose product is MTVLGNGFLLSLISLVKTLHTPKYMIVFNMALTDLCGSTALIPKVLDTFLFDRRYILYDACLSYMFFVIFFASVQSWTLVTMAYDRLIAICFPLRYHSIVTEQSITAILLFVWIFLVSVIATMVGLVNRLSFCRSLVVNSFFCDHGPVYRLACNDTSLNYNMASALVAILIIIPLIFIIATYVCIFIALSRTTSREERLRALKTCTSHLILVVIFFLPIGITNIAAMTSYIDPNARMINSTLTHTIPALLDPIVYALKTEEVMNAVKKLCKRTYLNRMKAKTRPCNHCCIKS